The Humulus lupulus chromosome 4, drHumLupu1.1, whole genome shotgun sequence genome has a window encoding:
- the LOC133829139 gene encoding protein SOB FIVE-LIKE 1-like, which yields MESSQVFGGADEECQSSESGWTMYLGSPTHGESDDGNEESDYEDDDDSSDDDDDGGNDNDNDGGDDESDDSMASDASSGPNRERRRFDGNDNGECSISPTGRHGKEDHHKEPNKYCFDDVKGKKLALVKKQRAGK from the coding sequence atggagTCTTCCCAAGTAtttggaggagctgatgaagagtGTCAAAGCAGTGAATCAGGGTGGACAATGTACCTCGGGTCTCCAACACATGGCGAAAGCGACGATGGAAATGAAGAAAGTGATTATGAAGACGATGACGATAGTAGCGACGACGACGATGACGGTGGAAACGACAACGATAACGACGGCGGTGACGATGAGAGTGATGATTCTATGGCTTCTGATGCTTCTTCAGGCCCGAATAGGGAACGACGTCGTTTTGATGGAAACGATAATGGAGAGTGTAGCATTAGTCCCACTGGGCGTCATGGAAAGGAGGACCATCACAAGGAGCCAAACAAGTATTGCTTTGATGATGTAAAAGGAAAGAAGTTAGCGTTGGTGAAGAAGCAGAGAGCGGGAAAGTAG